The stretch of DNA GTACACCAACTACGTCCTGGATTCCGGCTTTCGCCGGAATGACGAAACGGGGGCGGCAAGCTCTACGTCGTCACCCGTCGAAGGGCGTGCCCCGGCCGGTCTCGCAGTAGGCCTTGAGGCTGTTCATGTAGTGGGCCCAATGCGTGTTGCAGTTGGCGTAGAAGTCGGTGACCTCGCGCCAGTCGTCGTGGCCGAAGCGGAGCAGCGTCTTGTCGTTCTGGTCCTGCAGGTCGAAGAAGAAACGCGTGCCGACCCATTCCTTGTCCCCTTGCAGGCATTCCCACTCGACGCGGCGATCGGCCTCCAGCCGGGTGAGCCTCATCTTGTTGTGGTAGTGATCGCCGAATTTGAATTCGAGAATCGCCCCGACACGGGCCTCGGCCACATTCTCCCGCGTCCACCACCCGGCGAGGCCCTCGTGCGTGGTCACGGCGCGAAAGACGACCTCGGGCGGAGCGTCGATGGTCAGAAGATGGCGAATGTGGGGCAAGGGATACCCCTAGTCGAATAACGCAAGTTGCCGATGTTCACACAATTCCGGTACGACTTGCCGTAGCGCAGGGACGGGAACCGAGGCGAGCTCGCGAGGCTCAAGTTTGTGTAATGACCCGCCGTATACCCGGCCTTGACCAATCAGCAAATCGCCGGAGACTTTTTGTAGGCATTCAAATACCTGTCTCAGTACTCCCGGCTCCTTTTCAATACAAGCACTGAGGGCCACTTTAGGATATAGAAGCAAGTAGACATTCGCTGCCGTCGCATCCGAGTCGTTCCAAATGAACCGAACGGGCGGCCGTCCTGATCGCGATCGCCCCATGTACGTGCAGAGGATCTTCGCGGCCGGCCTGTTTTCCTGGGAGTACCACGGGGTTCTGCGACTAGCGAGGTATCCGACGCTGACTCCCTCGCGCGCGCCTTGCTCGAGGTATTCCCAGAATTCTGGATAGGTACCACGGACCTCTTGCGGGGTGAGTTTCGAGTCTATCAGTACAAGCTGCCGAGGGAGATCAGGAAAGCCGTCGCAAGATCTGGCAATGACTCGACTCGTAAGTTCACGGGGACTGGGAAGTATCGGGCGGACGGCCTCGTCAGGAATGCCTTTGGATCGCGCCACTTCGCGCGGCATGATGAAGAACCGATTCGATCCAGTTGCCAATCCTCGCTTGATGTCAAACAAGTCACCCAGGCGTAGGTCATCAGGATTGTGGTCCTGACGGGGACGAAAGTAACTTGCCCATTTTGATCCAGGGTCAAGCTGCCCAACTGTCACTCGCAAAGATTCCCCCGGAAGCGCGAGACTCCCTCCGTGGGTGAACTCGACAACGTGGCATAGCGACGGCTGCTTGCGCCGAAACAAGACGACACAAGAAGAAACCAGCGCGTCATCAAACTGGACATCATCAGCGTGAAACCGGTGCACGCGAAGGAGCTGCACTCGCCTGGCCAGGTATTCCCGGAGTGCTCGCCCATAATTGACGTCAAGAAACTCGGCGGGTATCAGCCAGCAGCCGAGTCCTCCCTCAGTCATCCAAGCATCTGCCATCAGGATGAAGTAGACGTAGAGCCCAGCCAAGCCGCTTACGCGTAGCCCGACGCGATCTTGCACGGCCGTTTGGAGTCGCCGTTTGTCATCGGTCGAAAGATGGTGGTGCCTGACATAAGGCGGATTCGTCACTACGAGATCGAAGGGCGGCGTGCTCGCCGGGTCCGCTCGCAAGAAGTCTCCAGTGTGAACATCCAAATCGTGTTCTCGCCACAGGGAATGCGAGACGGCAGCCAACTGCTGATCGACCTCGAATCCGGCGGCGTATTCCAAGCATGTGTTCTCGCAACAATGCAGGAAAGCCGAATAGAACGCTCCCGTGCCGAGCGCGGGCTCCAGGAACCTTCGGATCGGGCCTGATACTCGCGGACATATAAAGGACATGATCTCCTGGGCAAGTC from Phycisphaerae bacterium encodes:
- a CDS encoding SRPBCC domain-containing protein — encoded protein: MPHIRHLLTIDAPPEVVFRAVTTHEGLAGWWTRENVAEARVGAILEFKFGDHYHNKMRLTRLEADRRVEWECLQGDKEWVGTRFFFDLQDQNDKTLLRFGHDDWREVTDFYANCNTHWAHYMNSLKAYCETGRGTPFDG
- a CDS encoding Eco57I restriction-modification methylase domain-containing protein, producing MEYAAGFEVDQQLAAVSHSLWREHDLDVHTGDFLRADPASTPPFDLVVTNPPYVRHHHLSTDDKRRLQTAVQDRVGLRVSGLAGLYVYFILMADAWMTEGGLGCWLIPAEFLDVNYGRALREYLARRVQLLRVHRFHADDVQFDDALVSSCVVLFRRKQPSLCHVVEFTHGGSLALPGESLRVTVGQLDPGSKWASYFRPRQDHNPDDLRLGDLFDIKRGLATGSNRFFIMPREVARSKGIPDEAVRPILPSPRELTSRVIARSCDGFPDLPRQLVLIDSKLTPQEVRGTYPEFWEYLEQGAREGVSVGYLASRRTPWYSQENRPAAKILCTYMGRSRSGRPPVRFIWNDSDATAANVYLLLYPKVALSACIEKEPGVLRQVFECLQKVSGDLLIGQGRVYGGSLHKLEPRELASVPVPALRQVVPELCEHRQLALFD